The genomic window GTGATTGATGACATTAATACCATTCCCGCTTGTAGAGATTGAAGATGTTTTAACACCTGAGCAGGCTTGCGTTTGATGGTATAAATGCAAATATCAGTATCCAGCATATACATTATAAAGGCTCTCTATCCTGAACAGAAGGCTGGCATCGCCCATCTACCATAAAGTCATCCGACATTTCGGTCAGCAATTCAAAAGCTTTTGATAAATTTTTCGGCTTACGTTTTAACACGATCTCATCCCCTCTGCGAAAAATCTGCACCTCCGATACATCGAATTGATATGCTTTCGGCAGTCTCACAGCTTGAGAATTGCCATTTTTAAATATTTTTGCGGTTTCCATATCCACTCCTTTACTGTTCAATGTACATACATTATATATATACATCATAAGACTGTCAACGTAAAGGACAGGATTTCAGGGTACAGTATTGGTTACATGCGATATTTCCAATCATCAGGACGACGCCTGAGATTCATAACAGCCAAAATCTAACATTCATTATCCTGTTTACTATAAATAATACCATAGGGAAATCTTCTTGTCATACACCGACGAATATCCCCTTCTAAAGTTACCCATGCTTTTGGATTATTAATGATTCTTTTAATTGCTGAATAGACCTCTATAGAAAAATCATATCCAAGACCATTTTGACATTCCTCATAATAGTTTATTGCCTCTTCAAATTCCAATTCAGCGTCCGGATGAAACGTGTATTTCATTTTTCAAATCGTTTCCAGATTTTGCTAAAGACTTCATCTCCAGGAACACCTTTAACCTCTCCGGATTTAAGCTCGTTTAACCTTTTTTTTGAGACTTCTAACCATTTACGGTCAATATCTGAATCAATTGGGTTCATGCTTTGTATAAGCGAGTCGATTATATATGTTCGATCTTCGATAGGTAATAGAAGAACTTCTTCAATTAATTCCTGTTTTGATAACATAATGACCCTCTCAGGTTATTTAAAATAAAAGTAGTTATAAAATTACTTTATTGCCACTCCATGCTGTTGTCAAATGAAAAGAGGCCCTTGGTTAAAAGCCCCTTTGGGGCATCAAAAAGTAAACGGCAAGCCCTTTTTTGCCCGTATTTCAAACAGCATTATACTTAAAAAACAATAGCTTAATAGGGTCATACCACGCTAACATTTTCAATCCGATTTCCAACAGTGCTCTCCGTTACTGTACCTGAACATGACACATACACGCCGATAACAGCAAGAATAAGCAGAATGAGAATAATGCAAAAATCTTTTTTCATCTCTATTACCTTTTTTTTATATTCTTATTTAAATAACCACTTATAAGACAGATCATTATCCCAAGTGCTCCTCCAGCCATATCAATAAAAAAGTCCCCCAACGACGCTGTGCGCCCCCCAATGAACATCTGGGCAAACTCAGTCCCGGCAGCAACCATAATCACATAAACCGGAATACAAAAAACCGACTCATGGTTCATCAGTAAGGTCATTACGCAACTGAACAGGGCAAAAAAGCAGAAATGTCCAACCTTGTCCGGCTTCCACAAAAGTTCCTGCTTATCCAAAGGCAAAACTGTTTCCTTAACAGCTTCAGCGCCTATTTTAACATCCTTGATCATCTGATTCTTTAAACCCACCGGCATTGTAGTACCGATAATTATGCCGGCAAATGCCAGTCCCATTAAAACCCGCAATGCTCTATTATCCCGGACCCGGACCAGAAAAGACCCCATAACAAGCAAACCAAACACTGCCCAGATAAAAAGCACCACCCTGGCCGTCCAAGTATAGACCGAGTTTACAGCCACAGGGACAAGAGAGATATTTTTTACCTCAAAACGGCCTGTACATCTACTCATCTGGGCAACCATTTGCAGTTTTTCAGTCAAAAGGCTGACGGTAAAAACATCGTCAAACCGCTTCCACTTTAAGCTCCCTTCAATGACTGCTAAACTATGGTGAAAATCCCAGCGGTCTTTTTTCCCGTCATTTTGCACCAGCAGCAATCTTGCCCGATTCCAGGGTTTAAGCCCCGGTGTTACCTTTTCACTGCTGATGTCTGCACAAAGACGCAACAGCATTCCCGGCTTAAATCCGGCCACGTTCTGGTAAATACTTATGCTTTTTAAAGGATCTTTGGATTCAATGGAAAGAATCCCATTTTGAATAATACCCTGATAACGATCCTGGGCCCGAACCTGCCATTGACCTGAAAGCATGTCCGGCCCAATTGCGGTGTATTGCTCAATCCATTTATGGCAAAAAAGTGTGACAAGGGTTAAAAAAACAAAACCAACAAAATGGACTTTCATGAATGGAAAGACACGATCATGAGTTAGCGTCTGAACAAAACCCTGGCAATTTTGTCGAGTACAAGGCGGGCGTAAATTTTAACCGAAGCAATACATAGCGTATTTCGAGAATTAAAATTTAGGCTGTGATCATATTTTAAGCCATACGAATTTCCGGTAGGTTGGGTTGAGGAACGAAACCCAACGCAGATAAGTTGTTGGGTTTCACTTCGTTCAACCCAACCTACACTGTGGCCGATGTTATGACCAAGCCCAAAATTTCCAGGTTTTCGGCCGGGCACGAACTACCTGCCGGAACGGGTCAACACAGCCCGGGCCGTAAGAAACAAAATTTTGAGATCATTAAACAAAGACCAGGTGTCAATATACTTTAAATCCAGCTTCATCCATTCGTCAAAACTTAAATCATTCCGATTGGGCGCAATCTGCCACAAACAGGTCATACCCGGTTTCATGGACAGGCGCCGCCTGTGCCACACTGAATATTCATCCACTTCCTTGGGAATAGGAGGTCTTGGACCGACCAGACACATCTCTCCCTTGATCACATTAAACAACTGGGGCAATTCATCCAATGATGTTTTACGCAAAAAATGACCAACCCCGGGAATAATACGCGGATCATCCTTGATCTTAAAAACCGGCCCATCCATCTCATTTTCATCTTCAATCTCTTTGCGGATCTCATCTGCGTTATTTACCATGGTCCGAAACTTGTAAAGTTTGAATCTACGGCCATTCAAACCCAGCCGTTCCTGGGAATAAAAAACAGGCCCATCAGATGCCCGTTTAATGGCAACGGCGATTGCGATAAACACCGGCAGCAGTAAAAAGGTCAAAATCAGTGCCCCCAGGTAACCGAAAACAATTTTAAGCAGGATCTGCCCTTCATTCCTGGGCGTGGACTGCAATGCCATATTGTACACACCGAGAAAAGATTCGAACTGGATGGTGGCAACATGCGGCCGGTACATCAAATAATGAATCTCCCAGTCGGGTATGATCCGAACCTTAATGCCCATATCTTCCGCCAACGCCAGATACCGATCCCCCTTTTGAATTTTCTTCAAAGGCATGGCAAAAATAAGTTCATCAACAATGTTATGCCTTAAAAAATCTTCCATATCCCGAACCAGGCCGATCACTTTATGCCCGTTTTCCACTGCCTGTCCGACCAGATCGGCTTCAACATCAAAACAGCCGATCACCCGATATCCGGATGATTTATATTTTTCAATAGCCTTAATAACTTCCTTGGCCCGCTCCTTACTGCCAACAATTAGAACACTGCGCGTATTGAACCCATCTGTTCGAAGCCTCTCCAGAGCCTTGAACACTATGAATTTGGACAAAGTCAAAAGACTGATATTTAAAATGAGGAAGATCGTCATCAAGAGACGGCTTACCCCATGGATGTGCATGACATACATGGCAATGCTGACCAGAATCATCCCCATCAGACTTGACTTTACAACAGTCGTGAAAAAATCCCAGAAAGGCCTTTCTCTGTACGACATATACATCCCCATCCACTTGAAAGCCACATACCATGAAATTATGATAATCAACAGTATCAGATAATAATTAGGCTGAGTGGATAAACCGCCCAATTGGATCAAAGAAAGATATTTTTTTATATAATAGGCGGCAATAAATGAAAAGGCCGTGATTGTGATATCAAGGATCTTCTGAAGATCCAGTGTTAATGAACCGTGCTCTTTAAGCATTTTTTCTCCTATCTTCTGAATTAAAAATCAACAGAATAGGATTTAAAATATAGTATAAATATACAGAGCTCGATGAGGCAGGCAAGTTGTATCTCAAGCGTAATTCTCCGATTGACGGAAAAAGCCTGCCCAAAAAAATTCTCACAACTGTTTTTGTTTCAATAAGTATCACCGTATAGACCATCATCTTGAGATGCTTCCGGCTCACCCCGGAAAAGATGCCTGAAAAGATGAGACGCCTGAGTAGCGGATACCCCCGAGTTCGTTGTCTTGATACTACATCAGGCAAGGAAGTCCCCAACAAATCATTTAAAATATTTAAAGTGGCGAGAACGAGTTTTTTCATCCCAAACCCGTCTGCTGTCCGGATTAAGCCCCCCCAGTTGATTTGGTCAAAATTTTTTTCAATCAGGGCGCTAAGCAAAACAAAAAAACGCAAGGGATAAAAGCAATGGTCAAACAACCTGAAGATCTGATACAGAATATTGTTCTCAATGGTTAAATCCATTATACGTTCTCCCTCCCACTCAACAGGAAGGGCTGATTTCCACCAGAATTCTTCCGGTATGGAAAAATAACGCTTCACAAGGTTCCAGTGAACTTCAAGGGTCAT from uncultured Desulfobacter sp. includes these protein-coding regions:
- the vapB gene encoding type II toxin-antitoxin system VapB family antitoxin; the protein is METAKIFKNGNSQAVRLPKAYQFDVSEVQIFRRGDEIVLKRKPKNLSKAFELLTEMSDDFMVDGRCQPSVQDREPL
- a CDS encoding addiction module protein, encoding MLSKQELIEEVLLLPIEDRTYIIDSLIQSMNPIDSDIDRKWLEVSKKRLNELKSGEVKGVPGDEVFSKIWKRFEK
- a CDS encoding VanZ family protein; its protein translation is MKVHFVGFVFLTLVTLFCHKWIEQYTAIGPDMLSGQWQVRAQDRYQGIIQNGILSIESKDPLKSISIYQNVAGFKPGMLLRLCADISSEKVTPGLKPWNRARLLLVQNDGKKDRWDFHHSLAVIEGSLKWKRFDDVFTVSLLTEKLQMVAQMSRCTGRFEVKNISLVPVAVNSVYTWTARVVLFIWAVFGLLVMGSFLVRVRDNRALRVLMGLAFAGIIIGTTMPVGLKNQMIKDVKIGAEAVKETVLPLDKQELLWKPDKVGHFCFFALFSCVMTLLMNHESVFCIPVYVIMVAAGTEFAQMFIGGRTASLGDFFIDMAGGALGIMICLISGYLNKNIKKR
- a CDS encoding sugar transferase, which codes for MLKEHGSLTLDLQKILDITITAFSFIAAYYIKKYLSLIQLGGLSTQPNYYLILLIIIISWYVAFKWMGMYMSYRERPFWDFFTTVVKSSLMGMILVSIAMYVMHIHGVSRLLMTIFLILNISLLTLSKFIVFKALERLRTDGFNTRSVLIVGSKERAKEVIKAIEKYKSSGYRVIGCFDVEADLVGQAVENGHKVIGLVRDMEDFLRHNIVDELIFAMPLKKIQKGDRYLALAEDMGIKVRIIPDWEIHYLMYRPHVATIQFESFLGVYNMALQSTPRNEGQILLKIVFGYLGALILTFLLLPVFIAIAVAIKRASDGPVFYSQERLGLNGRRFKLYKFRTMVNNADEIRKEIEDENEMDGPVFKIKDDPRIIPGVGHFLRKTSLDELPQLFNVIKGEMCLVGPRPPIPKEVDEYSVWHRRRLSMKPGMTCLWQIAPNRNDLSFDEWMKLDLKYIDTWSLFNDLKILFLTARAVLTRSGR
- a CDS encoding nucleotidyltransferase family protein, which translates into the protein MKYRSLTISNEQKLVLLLSSPFCSDCRQEEIQKIIQDKRQIDLNEVCRLALECEVAGFVYRNVKLLALDLKEIKDKLEPVYQEAALNNMEALKETLVVLKSLSVHDIPVIPLKGVYASDKIFRDFGVYPSSDIDLLVPLNLLEKIKRILEFECGYTPVEEFSQEDLLDSHYHLIFKRRMTLEVHWNLVKRYFSIPEEFWWKSALPVEWEGERIMDLTIENNILYQIFRLFDHCFYPLRFFVLLSALIEKNFDQINWGGLIRTADGFGMKKLVLATLNILNDLLGTSLPDVVSRQRTRGYPLLRRLIFSGIFSGVSRKHLKMMVYTVILIETKTVVRIFLGRLFPSIGELRLRYNLPASSSSVYLYYILNPILLIFNSEDRRKNA